A region of the Oncorhynchus nerka isolate Pitt River linkage group LG9a, Oner_Uvic_2.0, whole genome shotgun sequence genome:
gtaagtcagtcaatcagtcagtcagtcaatcagtcagtcagtcagtcatccatcagtcagtcaatcagtcagtcagtcagtcagtcagtccatcagtccagtcaatcagtcagtcagtcagtcagtcagtcagtcagtccatcagtcagtcagtcagtcagtcagtcagtcagtcagtcagtcagtcagtcagttagtcaatcagtctcagtcagtcagtcaatcagtcagttagtcagtcagtcagttgattGCATTgattgtaagttgctctggataagagtgtctgcttaaTGATTGAAATGTAAAATATTGCAGTGACGTGTATTGTGAATTTCACTTAGCTGGAGgaattattataatattattttcAGTTTGTTAAATGTGTTCATATTCATTCCTTCATGCAGAATCCCTGTGCACCCAAGCCCCAGAGTTTCAGTTGCCCAGTGGGGGGCAGTCTGAGGTGTGGGAGACCCTGGGTTCCTTTGTGGCTCTGAACTGTACAGCCGTGCTGTCCTGGAACCGGACGGACCAATGGTGTGACGCTACCTCCCGGACTCTGCTCTGGAGCAAAGATGGGACCCCTCTCAACCTCAGCCTTTACCCACAGAACACATCCACCTGGTCAGTTCAACGGGAGGTCACCTTGCCAAATCACATGTACACTGATGTACGGGTTGTCATTGCAAATAGGAATCTACTCTTGATTTATTTGTATATAATaaggttaaataataaataatgttCAGCCCCCCACAATATCCAACCAATTACAAATACAGAGGTcacctttttcttttttttctggaAGGACTCCCAGCCAATCCCAAATGATTGTGAGCAGTGTGCTGCAGGTCCAGGTTAGAGAGCAGGCTGACTTTGGCCTCTACTCCTGTGAGGTGAGGAACACCTCTGCTGACTTCAGCCTGCAGAATACCGGTAAGAAACCAGGGGGCGGGGTTTATGGACTGAACCTTGTATCAGACATGTTGTCAAAGGCAACTTACATTAGTGTGTGCATACAATGCTACTATCTGCAGTATAAAAGCTGATCTAACTAACTGAGCCTGGGTGAATTCAGGTTGGATTCAGGGTGGATTCAGGTTGGATTCGGGTTGGATTCAGGGTGGATTCAGGATGTATTCAGGGTGGATTCAGGGTCTATTCAGGTTGGATTCAGGGTGGATTCAGGATGGATTCAGGTTGGATTTAGGGTGGATTCAGGGTGGATTCAGGTTGGATTCAGGGTGGATTCAGGATGGATTCAGGTTGGATTCAGATATGCtgctatttatttttatttttattttaggtAGATCAGCTTTTATACTGCAGAtagtagcttccatcaatgtaattatcTCCATCATTTTcaattctctctatatatattttgtaaatatatatttatataatatatatttttttacaaatatattttcctttattatgttCTCCTAATTGGAGTAAGCTAATGGACAACACTTTGGCTTCCACTTCcagtttatacatactatatGCTGATTATTAATGACTCATGATTGTTGGTTTCTGTTTGTGggatcccagcccagcccagccacaCAGCATCAGTGATAGCAGCCATCAGTCTCTTCCTGATCCTGACTATAGCTGCTGTTGTCTACTCCAGGTGTCGTCTCAATATCAAACTCTGGTACAGGAACTCCTATGGAGACTATGAGATCAATGGTGAGGATTTTGAATTTTttaaaaatctttatttaactaagcaagttcttgtttacaatgatggcatggcctaccctggccaaaccctaacgacgctgggccaattgtgcgccgccctatcggactcccaatcacggccagttgtgatacagcctggaatcaaaccaggttctgtagtgacgcctctagtaatGAGACGtagtgccttaaaccgctgcgccactcgggagccccagttTTAACCCACTGCACTGGTTAAAACGCATTGGATGGGAAGTGTGAGCCCACTTTGTGCTGTAGGTGGGCTATGGTTagttgtacagatgtaggatcttcatttgagccagtttgctacagcaggaaaataatcttgcAGCAACAGCAAATGTGAATtactatgtggattataatgaatggacatttgttgtaggggttagagacattTTCCATTAGGGCAAATCAAATCTGATATtaaaaactttagaagccttCTTAAACCTCAATTACACTACACTTTTGCATTTCCTGATTTGCAGGAGAATTCCGGCAACAACAGGAAGATCAAATTAGGATAAGGCATCTGTAGGTACCTGTAAGCAGGTTGAAGTAGTATCGGGGGTTACAATGTATTGAACATATCAAAGATACTGTATATTGTTATATACTTGCAATGATTGTCATATGTGGTTGTAAGAAGGGTTTACTTTAGGATCGTGACACTGAATTGTGGTTGTTTTAACCTGCCGGAATTGAATGCACAAATGTTTAATCGCTCTGGGATAGTGTCTGCTAAACGACTCCAAGGTAAGTTAAGCTGTGTTAtaatgtctctctttatgtcacCAGATGGGAAGCTGCATGATGCCTACTTCTCCTATGTCAACAACGAATACGACAGAAAGTTGGTCAACTTCATCCTCAAACCTCACCTGGTGAACAAATCTGGACATAAGCTACACCTCAGTGATAACAACATCCTACCTGGGGGTGGTAATGATGACACAACATAGCCCTCTGTAACTCCTACAGTCCGTTCGATTCTTAcatgaaaaacaacaacattttggCCATTTGGCAGACgcgcttatccagagcaatttacaggagcaattagggctaAGTGCCTTGTTCAATCCCCAAGCTGCCTTTTCACATAgtcggcttggggattcaaaccagcgatcTTTAGGCTACTGGCCTAATGCTCTTAACCTAATAGGTTACCTGCTGCCCTGTCTTCCCTGAAAGTTATCAGGTTAACTGTATTTTcctcctttttcttcttcttcctctttttcctctccctcttattggtcctcttcctcttgttcttcttcttcttcttcctcttcctctttttcCTTTCCCTCTTATTGTTCCTCTTCCTCttgttcttcctcttcttcctctttttccttttcttcttcctcttcctcttcctcttcttcctcttcttcttcttcctctacttcttcttcttcttctttttcttcctcttcttcttcctcttcttcttcttcttcctcttcttcttcttctttctcttcctcttcttcttcctctttttcttcctcttcttcttcctcttcctcttcctcttcttcttcttcctcttcttcctcttcttcctcttcttcttcctcttcttcctcttcttcttcttcctcttccccttcttcttcttcttctttctcttcttcttcctcttcctcttcttcttcctcttcctcttcttcctcttcttcttcttcctcttcttcttcctcttcttcttcttcctctttttcttctcttcttcttcttcctcttcctcttcttcttcttcttcttcttcctcttcttcttttcttctttcttcttcttcttcttcttctctcttttcttcctcttcttcttcctcttcctcttcttttcttcctcttcttcttcctcttcctcttcttcctcttcttcttcctcttcttcctcttcttcctcttcctcttcttcttcttctttctcttcttcttcctcttcctcttcttcttcttcttcctcttcttcttcttcttcttcttcttcttctttctcttcctcttcttcttcctcttcctcttcctcttcttcctcttcttcttcctcttcttcctcttcttcttcttcctcttcttcttcttcttctttctcttcttcttcctcttcctcttcttcttcctcttcttcctcttcttcttcttcctcttcttcttcttcctctttttcttcctcttcttcttcctcttcctcttcttcttcttcttcctcttcttctttttcttcctcttcttcttcctcttcctcttcttcttcctcttcctcttcttcttcctgttcttcttcttcttccttttcttcttcctcttcttcttcctcttcctcttctttttcctcttcctcttcttcttcttcctcttcctcttcttcttcttcatcttcttcttcttcctcttctttttcCTTttattcttcctcttcttcttccttttcttcttcttcctcttcttcttcctcttcttcttcctcttccttcttcttcttcctcttcttcttcctcttcttcttcttctttctcttcttcttcttcttcctcttcctcttcttcctcttcttcttcttcctcttctttttcCTTttattcttcctcttcttcttcttcctcttcttcttcctcttcttcttcctcttcctcttcttcttcttcctcttcttcttcctcttcttcttcctcttcctcttcttcttcttcctcttcttcttcctcctcttcttcttcttcctcttcttcttcttcctcttcttcttcttcttcctcttcttctttctcttcttcttcctcttcttctttttctccTCTGTCAGAGCCGTCTGCTGAGTTCCTGATGAACGTTAGTCACTGTCGGCGCCTCATTGTAGTGATGTCACACGCCTACCTAGAACAGGACTGGTGCTGTAACAACTTTAGGTAGGTATGCAGATAGCTCACCATTATGCCTAAGTAAACATTAATAAAAAAAATCTATCTCTTACCTTAGCATGCTAAAcgctaatgctaatgctagctgtgTCGCTGTGTGTTCCTCTTTTAGCTCAGCATGCTAACTGCTAATGCTGGTTGTGTAACTGCTAATGCTGGTTGTGTCTCTGTGGTCTCTTAGCTTAGCAGGCTAATGATAATGCCACTAATGCTACAATGTCACTATGTGCTTACCCATTTCCGTAAGAAACAGGGTCAACTGCAAGTCTGTACAAAACCCCCAGCATAGCATGATCTAGCTGATTGCTAATGTTGTCCACCCTCtcagacaggctgatatccctGTGTTTTCCACCTTCTCAGACAGGGCCTTCTGCACCTGCTGGAGCTGTCCCAGAggcccatcatcatcatcacattgGAGGGTCAGGTCAAACTCATGAGACCCGATGTGGTCCAGCAActcagagaacaccaacacaaaCTCACCTTGCTCACCTGGTCGGGATCACACTCCATGGTGACTCAACCTAGCCTTGAACCTAAccctttattttaattttatttcacctttatttaaccaggtaggctagttgagaacaagttctcatttacaactgcgacctggccaagataaagcaaagcagatcgacacatacaacaacacagagttacacatggaatgaacagaacatacagtcaataatacagtagaaaaaaagtatAGTTACAGTGTGTGCAactgaggtaagataagggaggtacggcaataaaataggccatagtggtgaggtaattacgatatagcaattaaacactggaatggtagatgtgcagaagctgaatgtgcaagtagagatactggggtgcaaaggagctaaataaataatacagtatggcgatgaggtagttggatgggctatttacagattggctatgtacaggtcacagtggtgggtagtatatggggctttggtggcaaaatggatggcactgtgatagactgcatccaatttgttgagtagagtgttggagactattttgtaaatgacatcgccgaagttgaggatcggtaggatagtcagttttacaaggatatgtttggcagcatgagtgaagaatgctttgttgcgaaataggaagattttattttggattggagatgcttaatgtgagtctggaaggagaggttacagtctaaccagacacctaggtatttgtagttgtccacatattctaggtcagaaccgtccagagtagtgatgctggacgggcaggcaggtgcaggcagcgatctgttgaagagcatgcatttagttttgcttgtatttaagagcagctggaggccaaggaaggagagttgtatggcattgaagctcgtctggaggttagttaacacagtgtccaaagaagtgccagaaggtgtcgtctgcgtagaggtgtaccagagaatcaccagcagcaagagcgacatcattgatgtatacagagaagagagtcggcctgagaattgaaccctgtggcacccccatagagactaccagaggtctggacaacaggccctccgatttgacacactgaactctatcagagaagttgtTGGTGAACCAGgggaggcagtcatttgagaaaccaaggctgttgagtctgccgataagaatgtggtgattgacacagtcgaaagccttggccaggtcgatgaatacggctgcacagtattgtctcttatcgatggcagttatgatatcatttatgaccttgagcgtagctgaggtgcacccatgaccagctcggaaac
Encoded here:
- the sigirr gene encoding single Ig IL-1-related receptor is translated as MTSNQLAFILTCTLWNRMSVCAGESLCTQAPEFQLPSGGQSEVWETLGSFVALNCTAVLSWNRTDQWCDATSRTLLWSKDGTPLNLSLYPQNTSTWTPSQSQMIVSSVLQVQVREQADFGLYSCEVRNTSADFSLQNTAQPSHTASVIAAISLFLILTIAAVVYSRCRLNIKLWYRNSYGDYEINDGKLHDAYFSYVNNEYDRKLVNFILKPHLVNKSGHKLHLSDNNILPGGEPSAEFLMNVSHCRRLIVVMSHAYLEQDWCCNNFRQGLLHLLELSQRPIIIITLEGQVKLMRPDVVQQLREHQHKLTLLTWSGSHSMLPSSVFWKELALAMPHRVVFHSDTAGDPQTLFQDDKDPMLTLNPDYLDCRPDPDPVGDLGKIK